From the Paenibacillus sp. R14(2021) genome, the window GACAAAACGCGGGCATGCTAAGCTGATCACATCGATCGATGGCGATAGCTGCTTAAGCGCTTGCTCATATGCGCCGCTTTTGATCGTTCCATCCGTGCCGATGACGCCGATGATGCCGGTTTGGGTGCGTCCGTTCGCTGCACGGGCTCCCGGGTGAATGACGCCGACGACCGGAACGGCCACTCTGGAGCGAATATCGTCAAGCGCAACAGCTGTTGCCGTATTGCATGCAATGACAATCATTTTAGGACGAAATTGAATTAAATAATCAACGATTTGCCTAGTAAACCGAGTCACTTCTTCAGCGGGCCGCGGGCCGTACGGCGTGCGGGCGGTATCGCCGAAATAGATGATTTTTTCCCGGGGAAGCTGACGCATGACTTCCTTAACAACGGTTAAACCGCCTACGCCAGAATCCAAAATTGCGATCGGTTGCTGCACAGACACACCGCTTTCTTGAACATTTTGACAGGACTTCAATACAATATGAATCGCTAGACGAAAAGGTACCTACATCTTAGCGCATAATGAGACAAGGTTCAAGAATCGACAAAAAAACGCCCATGCCCTGAGCCGGTCGCAACCAGCATGGACATGGGACGTTGTTCGCAGTTTTCGCTGCTTATTTGTATGCCGGCAGCCAGCTGCCGTGCGCTTCGATCAGGTCGTCGCACATCGATTTAATATCATCCATCGACAGCTCCGCGCCGGTATGC encodes:
- the racE gene encoding glutamate racemase; translation: MQQPIAILDSGVGGLTVVKEVMRQLPREKIIYFGDTARTPYGPRPAEEVTRFTRQIVDYLIQFRPKMIVIACNTATAVALDDIRSRVAVPVVGVIHPGARAANGRTQTGIIGVIGTDGTIKSGAYEQALKQLSPSIDVISLACPRFVLLVEQGNFRSPETQEVVETSLKPLQSRNIDTLILGCTHYPFLSETIGSVMGKEVALISSADETAREISTILHDRNRLMRDGELPVHQFFCSGDPRMFRMIAQQWLGEQIELTPVVWQVPKIV